In one Serinus canaria isolate serCan28SL12 chromosome 2, serCan2020, whole genome shotgun sequence genomic region, the following are encoded:
- the SLC25A38 gene encoding mitochondrial glycine transporter isoform X1 produces the protein MWGQKQPERSRVWAKTERDHGGRRVTGPHARGGAVLRAGPLGAGPRRCPPRSGAAGGGGMPGREAEMHPVLKAFVCGSISGTCSTLLFQPLDLLKTRLQTLQPAVNGSGRAGMVTLLFRVVRTESILGLWKGVSPSFARCIPGVGIYFSTLYMMKQKFLVDRSPTALESVFLGAAARAVSGVCMLPVTVVKTRYESGRFGYGSVYGALKSIYQTEGARGMFSGLTATLLRDAPFSGIYLMFYTQTKNLTSQGQLDPVLMPLLNFGCGIFAGILASLATQPADVIKTHMQLSPQKYHRTSQTVAFIYKDFGLVGFFRGGVPRVLRRTLMAAMAWTVYEQMMEKMGLKS, from the exons ATGTGGGGGCAGAAGCAGCCAGAGAGGAGCCGCGTCTGGGCTAAGACAGAGCGAGACCACGGCGGCCGAAGAGTTACGGGGCCGCatgcgcggggcggggcggtgCTCCGGGCGGGGCCGCTCGGGGCTGGGCCTCGGCGCTGCCCGCCGCGCTCTGGGGCTGCGGGCGGCGGTGGGATGCCGGGCCGGGAGGCGGAG ATGCATCCAGTCCTAAAGGCCTTTGTATGCGGCTCCATCAGTGGCACTTGTTCCACGCTCCTCTTCCAACCCCTTGACCTGCTGAAAACACGCCTGCAAACTCTGCAGCCTGCTGTGAATGG GTCTGGTCGTGCTGGGATGGTAACGCTGCTCTTTAGGGTTGTTCGTACTGAGAGTATTCTGGGGCTCTGGAAAGGTGTCTCTCCA TCCTTTGCAAGATGTATTCCTGGGGTTGGGATTTACTTCAGCACTTTGTACATGATGAAGCAAAAGTTTCTTGTGGACCGTtcacccacagccctggagTCTGTCTTCCTGGGTGCCGCTGCTCGTGCAGTTTCTGGGGTTTGCATGTTGCCAGTGACTGTCGTGAAGACCCGGTATGAG AGTGGAAGATTTGGCTATGGGAGTGTGTATGGAGCCCTGAAGAGTATCTATCAGACTGAGGGGGCTCGTGGCATGTTCAGTGGGCTCACAGCAACGCTGCTGCGGGATGCACCCTTCTCTGGCATCTACCTGATGTTCTACACACAGACCAAAAACCTCACGTCTCAGG GCCAGCTGGATCCAGTGCTCATGCCCTTGCTGAATTTTGGCTGTGGGATCTTTGCAGGGATCTTGGCCTCTTTGGCAACGCAGCCTGCTGATGTCATCAAAACACACATGCAGCTGTCACCCCAAAAGTACCACAGGACAAGCCAGACCGTTGCCTTTATCTACAAG GACTTTGGGCTGGTTGGCTTTTTCCGAGGCGGTGTGCCCCGAGTTCTCAGGCGCACTCTGATGGCAGCAATGGCATGGACGGTGTATGAACAGATGATGGAAAAAATGGGCTTGAAATCCTGA
- the LOC103812987 gene encoding C-C chemokine receptor type 8-like, which yields MEQNLTDLLGSGASEDLLMSYISPTPNSSAAYEYAFYYSELHIICHPEGIPAFASTLFPVLYSILFVAGLMGNALVVWILTVSMKIKTLTDVYLLNLTVSDLFLVFSLPFLVQYSIVSQWTFGNALCKIISSVYFIGFYSNVFFITIMSFDRYLAIVHSLHVQGIRTTAIGFITSLVVWAVAILASMPDLLFFQEVNDKNQIKCLPHYPGGYYGWKTFSNFLVNILGWLIPVVVLIFSYHSILKNLQKCHTKNKYKAIKLVFIVVIVFFLSWTPVNIVLFLDSLRNMSIINDCQTSQRLDLAIELTEALSFVHCCLNPVIYAFVGEKFKKHLCVIFKKSACFLSNCKGYGAFSGHSLDKHSSLHTKSSQLSYVGTVL from the exons ATGGAGCAGAATTTGACAGACCTGCTGGGCAGCGGAGCTTCTGAGGACTTATTG ATGAGTTACATCTCACCAACACCTAACTCCTCTGCAGCCTATGAATATGCCTTCTACTACTCAGAACTACACATCATCTGTCATCCTGAAGGTATTCCAGCATTTGCATCTACTTTATTTCCAGTACTGTACTCAATACTATTTGTGGCAGGCCTCATGGGAAATGCTTTGGTTGTTTGGATTCTGACAGTCTCCATGAAAATCAAGACCTTGACTGACGTGTATCTGCTGAATCTGACTGTCTCTGACCTCTTCTTGGTATTCTCCCTGCCCTTCTTGGTTCAGTACTCCATTGTGAGCCAGTGGACTTTTGGAAATGCACTGTGTAAAATCATCAGCTCAGTTTACTTCATTGGTTTCTACAGCAATGTCTTCTTCATAACCATCATGAGCTTCGACAGGTACTTGGCCATAGTCCACTCCCTCCATGTCCAAGGGATTCGGACAACTGCCATTGGGTTTATCACCAGTCTGGTCGTTTGGGCAGTTGCCATTTTAGCATCAATGCCAGACTTACTTTTTTTCCAGGAAGTGAATGACAAAAACCAGATTAAGTGCCTCCCTCACTATCCTGGTGGCTACTATGGCTGGAAGactttcagtaattttttagTCAACATCCTGGGGTGGCTAATCCCTGTCGTTGTCCTCATTTTCTCCTATCACAGCATCTTGAAAAACCTTCAGAAGTGCCATACCAAGAACAAGTACAAAGCaataaaactggtttttatTGTTGTCATTGTGTTCTTTCTCTCCTGGACCCCCGTCAACATTGTGCTGTTTTTGGACTCTCTGAGGAACATGTCCATCATCAATGACTGCCAGACAAGCCAAAGGCTAGACCTAGCCATAGAGCTGACTGAGGCACTCTCCTTTGTCCACTGCTGCCTCAACCCAGTCATCTATGCTTTCGTGGGTGAGAAGTTCAAGAAGCATCTCTGTGTCATTTTCAAAAAATCTGCATGTTTTCTGTCAAACTGCAAAGGCTACGGGGCTTTCAGTGGGCACAGCCTGGACAAGCACTCCTCTCTGCACACAAAGTCCTCACAGTTGTCTTATGTTGGCACTGTCTTGTAG
- the SLC25A38 gene encoding mitochondrial glycine transporter isoform X3, with protein sequence MELSEMHPVLKAFVCGSISGTCSTLLFQPLDLLKTRLQTLQPAVNGSGRAGMVTLLFRVVRTESILGLWKGVSPSFARCIPGVGIYFSTLYMMKQKFLVDRSPTALESVFLGAAARAVSGVCMLPVTVVKTRYESGRFGYGSVYGALKSIYQTEGARGMFSGLTATLLRDAPFSGIYLMFYTQTKNLTSQGQLDPVLMPLLNFGCGIFAGILASLATQPADVIKTHMQLSPQKYHRTSQTVAFIYKDFGLVGFFRGGVPRVLRRTLMAAMAWTVYEQMMEKMGLKS encoded by the exons ATGGAACTGTCGGAG ATGCATCCAGTCCTAAAGGCCTTTGTATGCGGCTCCATCAGTGGCACTTGTTCCACGCTCCTCTTCCAACCCCTTGACCTGCTGAAAACACGCCTGCAAACTCTGCAGCCTGCTGTGAATGG GTCTGGTCGTGCTGGGATGGTAACGCTGCTCTTTAGGGTTGTTCGTACTGAGAGTATTCTGGGGCTCTGGAAAGGTGTCTCTCCA TCCTTTGCAAGATGTATTCCTGGGGTTGGGATTTACTTCAGCACTTTGTACATGATGAAGCAAAAGTTTCTTGTGGACCGTtcacccacagccctggagTCTGTCTTCCTGGGTGCCGCTGCTCGTGCAGTTTCTGGGGTTTGCATGTTGCCAGTGACTGTCGTGAAGACCCGGTATGAG AGTGGAAGATTTGGCTATGGGAGTGTGTATGGAGCCCTGAAGAGTATCTATCAGACTGAGGGGGCTCGTGGCATGTTCAGTGGGCTCACAGCAACGCTGCTGCGGGATGCACCCTTCTCTGGCATCTACCTGATGTTCTACACACAGACCAAAAACCTCACGTCTCAGG GCCAGCTGGATCCAGTGCTCATGCCCTTGCTGAATTTTGGCTGTGGGATCTTTGCAGGGATCTTGGCCTCTTTGGCAACGCAGCCTGCTGATGTCATCAAAACACACATGCAGCTGTCACCCCAAAAGTACCACAGGACAAGCCAGACCGTTGCCTTTATCTACAAG GACTTTGGGCTGGTTGGCTTTTTCCGAGGCGGTGTGCCCCGAGTTCTCAGGCGCACTCTGATGGCAGCAATGGCATGGACGGTGTATGAACAGATGATGGAAAAAATGGGCTTGAAATCCTGA
- the SLC25A38 gene encoding mitochondrial glycine transporter isoform X2, with translation MLRKASLPLLWAQDVDEQVETVAPGMHPVLKAFVCGSISGTCSTLLFQPLDLLKTRLQTLQPAVNGSGRAGMVTLLFRVVRTESILGLWKGVSPSFARCIPGVGIYFSTLYMMKQKFLVDRSPTALESVFLGAAARAVSGVCMLPVTVVKTRYESGRFGYGSVYGALKSIYQTEGARGMFSGLTATLLRDAPFSGIYLMFYTQTKNLTSQGQLDPVLMPLLNFGCGIFAGILASLATQPADVIKTHMQLSPQKYHRTSQTVAFIYKDFGLVGFFRGGVPRVLRRTLMAAMAWTVYEQMMEKMGLKS, from the exons ATGCTCAGGAAAGCCagccttcctctgctctgggcccAGGATGTGGATGAGCAAGTGGAAACAGTAGCTCCGGGG ATGCATCCAGTCCTAAAGGCCTTTGTATGCGGCTCCATCAGTGGCACTTGTTCCACGCTCCTCTTCCAACCCCTTGACCTGCTGAAAACACGCCTGCAAACTCTGCAGCCTGCTGTGAATGG GTCTGGTCGTGCTGGGATGGTAACGCTGCTCTTTAGGGTTGTTCGTACTGAGAGTATTCTGGGGCTCTGGAAAGGTGTCTCTCCA TCCTTTGCAAGATGTATTCCTGGGGTTGGGATTTACTTCAGCACTTTGTACATGATGAAGCAAAAGTTTCTTGTGGACCGTtcacccacagccctggagTCTGTCTTCCTGGGTGCCGCTGCTCGTGCAGTTTCTGGGGTTTGCATGTTGCCAGTGACTGTCGTGAAGACCCGGTATGAG AGTGGAAGATTTGGCTATGGGAGTGTGTATGGAGCCCTGAAGAGTATCTATCAGACTGAGGGGGCTCGTGGCATGTTCAGTGGGCTCACAGCAACGCTGCTGCGGGATGCACCCTTCTCTGGCATCTACCTGATGTTCTACACACAGACCAAAAACCTCACGTCTCAGG GCCAGCTGGATCCAGTGCTCATGCCCTTGCTGAATTTTGGCTGTGGGATCTTTGCAGGGATCTTGGCCTCTTTGGCAACGCAGCCTGCTGATGTCATCAAAACACACATGCAGCTGTCACCCCAAAAGTACCACAGGACAAGCCAGACCGTTGCCTTTATCTACAAG GACTTTGGGCTGGTTGGCTTTTTCCGAGGCGGTGTGCCCCGAGTTCTCAGGCGCACTCTGATGGCAGCAATGGCATGGACGGTGTATGAACAGATGATGGAAAAAATGGGCTTGAAATCCTGA